One region of Flavobacterium sp. KACC 22763 genomic DNA includes:
- a CDS encoding YjjG family noncanonical pyrimidine nucleotidase: MNTNITDIFFDLDHTLWDFDKNSEMAFDRIFKTKYQEIVTQDFIREYIPINQECWRLYQNDKITHQELRYNRLKFSFDALNYTISEENILEIANDYIEFLTDNNYLFDGAIEVLDYLKPKYKLHIITNGFAHVQEKKINNASLGGYFSTITNSELAGVKKPNSIIFDYALNLANTSKENSIMIGDDFEADVNGALNAGLDAIFFNEKKIDVSENYKQINHLLELKKYL; encoded by the coding sequence ATGAATACCAATATTACCGACATCTTTTTTGATTTAGATCATACGCTTTGGGATTTTGATAAAAACTCAGAAATGGCTTTTGATCGAATTTTCAAAACTAAGTATCAAGAAATCGTTACTCAAGATTTTATTAGAGAATATATTCCGATCAATCAAGAATGCTGGAGATTGTATCAGAATGATAAAATTACGCATCAAGAATTGCGCTATAATCGTTTGAAGTTTTCTTTTGATGCTTTGAATTATACTATTTCAGAAGAGAATATCTTGGAAATTGCCAATGATTATATTGAGTTTTTGACTGATAATAATTATCTTTTTGATGGAGCAATTGAAGTTTTGGATTATTTAAAACCAAAATATAAACTTCATATCATTACAAATGGATTTGCTCACGTGCAGGAAAAGAAAATTAATAATGCTTCGCTTGGAGGTTATTTCAGCACTATTACAAATTCGGAGCTAGCTGGGGTTAAAAAGCCAAATAGTATTATATTTGATTATGCATTAAATTTGGCTAATACTTCAAAAGAAAACAGCATTATGATTGGAGATGATTTTGAAGCCGATGTAAATGGTGCTTTAAATGCTGGTCTAGATGCTATTTTCTTTAATGAGAAAAAAATCGACGTTTCGGAAAACTATAAACAAATTAACCATTTATTAGAACTAAAAAAATATTTATAA
- a CDS encoding UDP-N-acetylmuramate--L-alanine ligase, whose product MKTHFIAIGGSAMHNLALALHNKGYQVTGSDDAIFEPSKSRLEKKGILPAEMGWFPEKITSDIDAIILGMHAKADNPELLKAQELGLKIYSYPEFLYEQSKNKTRVVIGGSHGKTTITSMILHVMHYHNIAVDYMVGAQLEGFDTMVHLTEENDFMVLEGDEYLSSPIDRRPKFHLYQPNIALISGIAWDHINVFPTYENYVEQFEIFIEKITNGGILVYNENDPEVKRVSEGATNPIRKIAYSTPEYSVSEGVTLLKTPEGDMPIEVFGAHNLNNLAGAKWICQNMGVDEADFYEAIASFKGASKRLEKIAEGKGKVAYKDFAHSPSKVAATTKAVKEQYPNRTLVACLELHTYSSLNAEFLKEYEGALEYADVAVVFYSPDAVKIKQLEEVTYEQIATAFNRKDLIIYTNPAEFKEYLFNLNLDNSALLLMSSGNYGGLNFDEVKSLIN is encoded by the coding sequence ATGAAAACACATTTCATCGCCATTGGCGGAAGCGCTATGCACAATCTGGCATTAGCATTACATAATAAAGGATACCAAGTTACAGGAAGTGACGATGCAATTTTTGAACCTTCAAAATCGAGATTGGAGAAAAAGGGAATTCTTCCGGCAGAAATGGGTTGGTTTCCAGAAAAAATCACTTCAGATATTGACGCAATTATTTTAGGAATGCATGCAAAAGCAGATAATCCTGAATTGTTAAAAGCGCAAGAATTAGGTTTGAAAATCTATTCGTATCCTGAATTTTTATACGAACAATCTAAAAATAAAACTCGTGTTGTAATTGGTGGTTCTCATGGTAAAACTACGATTACTTCAATGATTCTACACGTAATGCATTACCACAATATTGCGGTTGATTATATGGTTGGCGCGCAGTTGGAAGGTTTTGATACTATGGTGCATTTGACTGAAGAAAACGATTTTATGGTTTTGGAAGGTGATGAGTATTTGTCTTCACCAATTGACAGACGTCCGAAATTTCATTTGTATCAGCCAAATATTGCTTTGATTTCTGGAATTGCGTGGGATCATATTAATGTTTTTCCAACTTATGAAAACTATGTGGAGCAGTTTGAGATTTTCATCGAAAAAATTACAAATGGCGGAATTTTAGTTTACAACGAAAATGATCCAGAAGTAAAACGTGTTTCTGAGGGAGCGACAAATCCGATTAGAAAAATTGCTTATTCAACTCCTGAATATTCTGTGAGTGAAGGAGTAACTTTATTAAAAACTCCAGAGGGCGATATGCCAATTGAAGTTTTTGGAGCACACAACTTAAATAATTTGGCTGGAGCAAAATGGATTTGCCAAAATATGGGCGTTGATGAAGCCGATTTCTACGAAGCAATTGCAAGTTTTAAAGGTGCATCTAAACGTTTAGAAAAAATTGCAGAAGGAAAAGGAAAAGTAGCTTATAAGGATTTTGCGCATTCGCCAAGTAAAGTGGCTGCAACAACAAAAGCGGTAAAAGAGCAATATCCAAACAGAACTTTAGTAGCTTGTTTAGAATTGCATACTTATAGTAGTCTAAATGCTGAGTTTTTAAAGGAATATGAGGGCGCTTTAGAATATGCAGATGTTGCTGTTGTTTTCTATTCTCCAGATGCGGTAAAAATTAAACAGTTAGAAGAAGTAACTTATGAACAGATTGCTACTGCATTCAATAGAAAAGATTTAATCATTTATACCAATCCTGCTGAGTTTAAAGAATATTTGTTCAATTTAAATTTAGACAATTCTGCACTTTTATTAATGAGTTCTGGAAATTACGGAGGCTTAAACTTTGATGAGGTAAAAAGTTTGATTAATTAG
- a CDS encoding hemolysin family protein, translating to MSEIALISARKNRLETAAKKGNKSAKTALDLANSPNKFLSTVQIGITLIGILTGIYSGDKITADVELFVAGIAVLKPYAHSIAVGIVVVVLTFFSLVLGELLPKRIGLNYPEAIAKMVAMPMKVISIITAPFIWLLTSSTDFLLNVLQIKPTADGKVTEEEIKAIIKEGTEVGEVQEIEQDIVERVFHIGDRKVNSLMTHRKSVDMLPLKADKEKIKELVVQDLHAVYPVYNDNYDDIVGVVTLKNIFANIEKDNFDLAAIMSDAPYLMEQTTAYKALENFKKTGVHYALVSDEYGVFQGMITLNDILEALVGDAAEFYKDEFQLIEREDGSWLVDGHYSLHDFLTYFELDELTNDYEVNTVSGMIMTELSHIPKEGEKLVWQKFVLEVIDMDGVKIDKVLVRALKE from the coding sequence ATGTCTGAAATCGCTTTGATTTCGGCCCGTAAAAACAGGCTCGAAACGGCAGCAAAAAAAGGCAATAAAAGTGCTAAAACGGCACTCGATTTAGCCAACTCCCCAAATAAATTTTTGTCTACAGTACAAATCGGAATTACCTTAATCGGAATTTTAACCGGTATTTATTCTGGAGATAAAATCACGGCAGATGTTGAACTTTTTGTTGCAGGAATTGCCGTTCTTAAACCTTACGCACATTCAATCGCTGTTGGAATTGTAGTGGTAGTTTTAACTTTTTTCTCATTGGTTTTGGGAGAATTGCTTCCAAAACGAATTGGATTAAATTATCCAGAAGCTATTGCTAAAATGGTGGCGATGCCAATGAAAGTGATTTCGATTATTACGGCACCATTTATTTGGTTGCTAACTTCTTCAACAGATTTTTTACTGAATGTTCTTCAGATAAAACCAACTGCTGATGGAAAAGTTACAGAAGAAGAAATTAAAGCCATTATTAAAGAAGGAACTGAAGTTGGGGAAGTTCAAGAAATAGAACAAGACATTGTGGAGCGTGTTTTTCATATTGGAGATAGAAAAGTAAACTCTTTAATGACACACCGCAAGTCAGTAGATATGCTGCCATTAAAAGCAGATAAAGAAAAAATTAAAGAATTAGTAGTTCAGGATTTGCATGCTGTTTATCCAGTTTACAATGATAATTACGATGATATTGTTGGTGTTGTAACACTTAAAAATATTTTTGCGAATATTGAAAAAGATAATTTCGATTTAGCAGCCATAATGTCTGATGCTCCTTATTTAATGGAACAAACTACGGCTTATAAAGCATTAGAGAATTTCAAAAAAACAGGAGTTCATTACGCTTTAGTTTCAGATGAATATGGTGTTTTTCAAGGTATGATTACTTTGAATGATATTTTAGAGGCTTTAGTTGGTGATGCCGCTGAATTCTATAAAGATGAATTCCAGCTTATAGAAAGAGAAGATGGTTCATGGCTGGTTGATGGACATTATTCGTTGCATGATTTCTTGACATATTTCGAATTAGACGAATTAACAAACGATTACGAAGTAAACACTGTAAGCGGAATGATTATGACTGAGTTGTCTCATATTCCAAAAGAAGGAGAGAAATTAGTTTGGCAGAAATTCGTTCTAGAGGTAATCGATATGGACGGTGTTAAGATTGATAAAGTGCTTGTAAGAGCATTAAAAGAGTAG
- the radC gene encoding RadC family protein: MEGSHFAIKNWSDDDKPREKLMLKGKDALSDAELLAILIGSGSRNESAVALSQRILATTKNLTALGKMSTSQLMKFKGIGEAKAVSIVSALELGRRQRIEDVEKVKKITSSKAVFDIMQPIIGELSHEEFWVLFLNNSNKVISKSQLSKGGISGTIVDIRLVFKLGLENGATGLILCHNHPSGSLVPSSADKQITKKIKTAGEILDVKVLDHVIITESKYYSFVDEGIF; encoded by the coding sequence ATGGAAGGAAGTCATTTTGCTATAAAAAATTGGTCAGACGATGACAAACCTCGTGAAAAATTAATGCTCAAAGGAAAAGATGCCTTGAGTGATGCCGAATTATTAGCAATTTTAATTGGCTCGGGAAGCCGCAATGAGTCGGCCGTAGCATTAAGCCAACGGATTTTGGCTACTACAAAAAATCTAACTGCTTTAGGAAAAATGTCGACTTCTCAATTGATGAAATTTAAAGGCATAGGTGAAGCAAAAGCTGTTTCAATTGTTTCGGCTTTAGAGTTGGGTAGGAGGCAAAGAATAGAAGATGTGGAAAAAGTAAAAAAAATAACTTCAAGTAAAGCTGTTTTTGATATTATGCAGCCCATTATTGGGGAACTTTCGCATGAAGAGTTTTGGGTACTTTTTCTTAATAATTCAAATAAAGTAATTTCTAAATCTCAATTAAGTAAAGGAGGCATCTCTGGAACAATTGTAGATATACGATTGGTTTTTAAATTGGGATTAGAAAATGGTGCTACAGGCTTGATTTTGTGTCATAATCATCCTTCTGGAAGTTTAGTTCCAAGTAGTGCCGATAAACAGATTACCAAGAAAATTAAAACAGCAGGAGAAATTTTAGATGTTAAAGTTTTGGATCATGTTATTATAACTGAATCAAAATATTATAGTTTTGTAGATGAAGGAATTTTTTAA
- a CDS encoding S46 family peptidase, whose amino-acid sequence MKKVILFLTMCLMAFPMRADEGMWFLMFIERLNHRDMEKMGLQLTAEEIYSINHHSLKDAIVQFNGGCTAEIVSNSGLVLTNHHCGYSAIAELSTAEQNHLKDGFWAKSRSEELKPKSLFVRFFVRMDDVSKRILSKVNDQMTETERNKIIQQEIALIEKENSENGKYTVSVRPFFQGNEYYYFVYQDYTDVRLVGTPPESVGKFGGDTDNWEWPRQTGDFSMFRVYADKDGNPATYSKDNVPLKPKHYLPVSLKGVKENDFAMILGYPGRTNRWMPAGGIEQNIKYAYPAWVEGAKTGMDVMKKYMDKDATVRLQYASKYASTANYWKNRQGMIDALTKAGTVDTKTAQEDKFYEWATKPANKEKYENVIPTINDYYRETNLKARHDNYLTQLLRTSSYATGPANLGNALIAYYKENDAKKAEMLPKINAMVESIYGDFYAPLEKDVLVAQLNLYASKAAEYGLAPEVAKMKTANNGDFTADVAKATEISYFTSKEKVLAFLADPKPLAIVHDPLYIISNDLLTKYRAKTDDQAKADDGFAAAYRKLVEGLRESKLNAIKYPDANSTLRLTYGKVRALPADPRNDAKINNYTTMESMVKKYKAGDQEFDLPARLLELNKKKDYGQYADKAGYMPVNFLTDNDITGGNSGSPVLNGKGELIGIAFDGNIEAMAGDVIFDSKLQRTINVDIRYVLWIIDKYAGAKNIIDELTIAK is encoded by the coding sequence ATGAAAAAAGTAATTTTATTCTTGACCATGTGCCTTATGGCTTTCCCAATGAGAGCCGATGAAGGAATGTGGTTTTTGATGTTTATCGAAAGATTGAACCATAGAGATATGGAAAAAATGGGCTTGCAATTGACAGCCGAAGAAATTTACAGCATTAATCACCATAGCTTAAAAGATGCGATTGTACAGTTCAATGGAGGTTGTACGGCAGAAATCGTATCAAACAGCGGTTTGGTTTTGACTAATCACCACTGTGGATATAGCGCAATTGCAGAACTTTCAACTGCAGAGCAAAATCATTTAAAAGATGGTTTCTGGGCAAAAAGCCGTTCAGAAGAACTAAAACCTAAATCTTTGTTCGTTCGTTTCTTCGTTCGTATGGATGATGTTTCTAAAAGAATCTTATCTAAAGTAAACGATCAAATGACAGAAACTGAAAGAAACAAAATCATTCAGCAAGAAATTGCTTTGATCGAAAAAGAAAACAGCGAAAACGGAAAATACACAGTTTCTGTTCGTCCTTTCTTTCAAGGAAATGAATATTACTATTTTGTTTACCAAGATTACACAGACGTTCGTTTAGTGGGAACTCCTCCTGAAAGCGTTGGTAAATTTGGTGGAGATACAGACAACTGGGAGTGGCCTCGCCAAACTGGAGATTTCTCTATGTTTAGAGTTTATGCAGATAAAGACGGAAATCCTGCTACATATTCTAAAGACAATGTGCCTTTAAAACCAAAACACTATTTGCCTGTTAGTTTAAAAGGTGTAAAAGAGAATGATTTTGCAATGATCTTGGGTTATCCAGGAAGAACAAACCGTTGGATGCCAGCTGGAGGAATTGAGCAAAACATTAAATATGCTTATCCTGCTTGGGTTGAAGGTGCAAAAACAGGAATGGATGTAATGAAAAAGTATATGGATAAAGATGCAACTGTTCGTTTACAGTACGCTTCTAAATATGCTTCAACTGCAAACTACTGGAAAAACCGTCAGGGTATGATTGATGCTTTAACAAAAGCAGGTACGGTTGATACTAAAACAGCACAAGAAGATAAATTCTATGAGTGGGCTACTAAACCTGCAAACAAAGAAAAGTACGAGAATGTAATTCCGACTATCAACGATTATTACAGAGAAACAAACTTAAAAGCACGTCACGATAATTATTTGACTCAGCTTTTACGAACTTCTAGTTATGCGACTGGACCAGCTAATTTAGGAAATGCATTAATTGCTTATTATAAAGAAAATGATGCGAAGAAAGCAGAAATGCTTCCTAAAATTAATGCAATGGTAGAAAGCATTTATGGAGATTTTTATGCTCCATTAGAAAAAGATGTTTTAGTAGCTCAATTGAATCTGTATGCTTCTAAAGCTGCAGAATATGGACTTGCTCCAGAGGTTGCGAAAATGAAAACGGCTAACAATGGAGACTTTACTGCTGATGTAGCAAAAGCAACCGAAATTAGTTATTTCACAAGCAAAGAAAAAGTATTGGCATTTTTGGCTGATCCGAAACCATTAGCAATTGTACACGATCCGTTGTATATTATTTCTAATGATTTATTGACTAAATACCGTGCTAAAACAGACGATCAGGCAAAAGCAGATGATGGATTTGCAGCAGCTTACCGTAAATTGGTTGAAGGTTTAAGAGAGTCTAAATTGAACGCAATTAAATATCCAGATGCAAACTCTACATTGAGATTGACTTACGGAAAAGTTCGCGCTTTACCTGCAGATCCTCGTAATGATGCTAAAATCAACAACTATACTACAATGGAAAGTATGGTTAAAAAATACAAAGCAGGAGATCAGGAATTTGACTTACCAGCTCGTTTATTAGAATTGAACAAGAAAAAAGATTACGGACAATATGCTGATAAAGCGGGTTACATGCCAGTAAACTTCTTAACAGATAACGATATTACTGGAGGAAACTCTGGTTCGCCAGTTCTTAACGGAAAAGGAGAATTAATCGGAATTGCTTTTGACGGAAACATTGAAGCAATGGCTGGAGACGTTATTTTTGATTCTAAATTGCAAAGAACAATCAACGTAGATATTCGTTATGTACTTTGGATTATCGACAAATACGCTGGAGCTAAAAACATTATCGACGAATTGACGATCGCAAAATAA
- a CDS encoding replication-associated recombination protein A → MEAPLAERIRPQKLEDYISQQHLVGPTGSLTQQISKGIIPSLIFWGPPGTGKTTLAQIIAQESKRPFYILSAINSGVKDIRDVIDKAKQSGGLFTAKNPILFIDEIHRFSKSQQDSLLAAVEKGWITLVGATTENPSFEVIPALLSRCQVYILNAFTKADLEALLERAMKTDSYLLTKKINLKETEALLRISGGDGRKLLNVFELVVNASAGDEITITNDRVLELVQQNTVLYDKTGEQHYDIVSAFIKSIRGSDPNGAVYWLARMIEGGEDVKFIARRMLILASEDIGNANPTALIMANNTFQAVTTIGYPESRIILSQCAIYLATSPKSNASYMAIGNAQQLVKQTGDLPVPLHLRNAPTKLMKELGYGDEYKYSHDYANNFAEQEFLPDAIKQTVLYNPGNNSRENSTREFLKNRWKDKYGY, encoded by the coding sequence ATGGAAGCACCTTTAGCAGAGCGTATTCGTCCGCAGAAATTAGAAGATTATATAAGCCAGCAACATTTGGTTGGACCAACTGGTTCTTTAACACAGCAAATTTCAAAAGGAATAATTCCTTCGTTGATTTTCTGGGGGCCTCCTGGCACAGGAAAAACAACTTTGGCTCAAATCATTGCTCAGGAATCAAAAAGACCTTTTTACATTCTAAGCGCCATAAACTCTGGTGTAAAAGACATTCGCGATGTTATTGATAAAGCAAAACAAAGTGGCGGCCTTTTTACTGCTAAAAACCCTATTCTATTTATTGATGAGATTCATCGTTTTAGCAAATCACAACAAGATTCACTTTTAGCTGCTGTAGAAAAAGGCTGGATAACTTTGGTTGGTGCCACAACCGAAAACCCAAGTTTTGAAGTAATTCCTGCATTATTGTCACGTTGCCAGGTCTACATACTAAATGCCTTTACAAAAGCCGATTTAGAAGCTCTTTTAGAGCGTGCAATGAAAACTGACTCCTATTTATTGACAAAAAAGATAAATCTCAAAGAAACAGAAGCTTTATTGCGTATTTCAGGCGGTGACGGAAGAAAACTTCTAAATGTTTTTGAACTTGTCGTTAATGCTTCTGCAGGCGACGAAATCACAATAACAAATGATCGTGTTTTAGAACTTGTACAGCAAAACACAGTTCTTTATGACAAAACTGGTGAACAACATTACGATATAGTGTCTGCATTTATAAAATCAATTCGTGGCAGTGATCCAAATGGAGCTGTTTACTGGCTAGCAAGAATGATTGAAGGCGGAGAAGATGTAAAATTTATTGCCAGAAGAATGCTGATTCTAGCTAGCGAAGATATTGGAAATGCAAACCCAACAGCACTCATAATGGCTAATAATACTTTTCAAGCCGTTACGACTATTGGATATCCAGAAAGCAGAATCATATTAAGTCAATGTGCCATTTATTTAGCGACTTCGCCAAAAAGCAATGCATCGTATATGGCAATTGGAAATGCGCAGCAATTGGTAAAACAAACTGGAGACTTGCCTGTTCCACTCCACTTGCGAAATGCTCCAACCAAATTAATGAAAGAACTAGGATATGGAGATGAATATAAATATTCACATGATTATGCCAATAATTTTGCTGAACAGGAATTCTTGCCAGATGCTATAAAGCAAACGGTTCTTTACAATCCTGGAAACAATTCTAGAGAGAACAGTACCCGCGAATTTTTAAAGAACCGTTGGAAAGATAAATACGGTTATTAA
- a CDS encoding outer membrane beta-barrel protein produces the protein MKKMLVAVVIIFTTMASAQKNSILLGGNVGFSSEKIGDSKLENFEFSPKVGYQFADQWTAGVEGSIMNVKAAGADTTEKYKIGGFVRYTVPLSDMFSVFGDLGAGYQSTNVNDAKGIYASLTPALFINMKRGFGLNFSIGGINYDNLDGKNDPRQERLSFNFGKTLNIGISKNFGL, from the coding sequence ATGAAAAAAATGTTAGTAGCAGTTGTAATCATATTTACAACTATGGCAAGTGCACAAAAAAATTCTATCCTATTAGGTGGCAACGTTGGATTCTCTTCTGAGAAAATTGGCGATTCTAAATTAGAAAACTTCGAATTCTCACCAAAAGTAGGGTATCAATTTGCAGACCAATGGACAGCTGGAGTTGAAGGTTCTATCATGAATGTAAAAGCAGCAGGAGCAGACACAACTGAAAAATACAAAATTGGAGGTTTTGTACGTTACACAGTTCCTCTTTCGGATATGTTCTCTGTTTTTGGTGATTTAGGCGCTGGATACCAATCAACTAATGTTAATGATGCAAAAGGAATTTATGCTAGTCTTACTCCTGCTTTATTCATTAATATGAAAAGAGGATTTGGTTTAAATTTCTCTATTGGAGGAATTAACTACGATAATCTTGACGGTAAAAATGATCCAAGACAAGAACGTTTAAGCTTTAACTTTGGAAAAACCCTAAACATCGGAATTTCTAAAAACTTCGGATTGTAG
- a CDS encoding adenylate kinase — MINIVLFGKPGAGKGTQAEFLKEKYNLTHLSTGDIFRFNLKNDTELGKQARVFMDNGELVPCEVTTAMLIDEVKKHPDTAGFLFDGYPRTINQAEALDKFLPTIGSNVTATIALEADDEILVKRLLERGKTSGRVDDQDEEKIRVRYQEYNEKTAPLIGYYKEQNKFHAVDGIGTIEQITERLTSVIDNL, encoded by the coding sequence ATGATTAACATCGTTTTATTTGGAAAGCCTGGTGCAGGAAAAGGAACTCAGGCAGAATTTTTAAAAGAGAAATACAATTTAACACACCTTTCAACAGGAGATATTTTTCGTTTCAATTTAAAAAATGATACTGAACTAGGAAAACAAGCAAGAGTTTTTATGGACAATGGAGAATTGGTTCCTTGCGAAGTAACAACTGCAATGTTAATTGATGAGGTGAAAAAACACCCAGATACAGCAGGATTTTTGTTTGACGGTTACCCAAGAACAATCAACCAGGCTGAAGCTTTAGATAAATTTTTACCAACAATCGGGTCTAACGTAACTGCAACAATTGCTTTAGAAGCTGATGACGAAATTTTGGTAAAACGTCTATTAGAAAGAGGAAAAACAAGCGGAAGAGTTGATGATCAAGACGAAGAAAAAATTCGTGTGAGATATCAGGAATACAATGAGAAAACTGCTCCGTTAATTGGATATTACAAAGAACAAAATAAGTTTCATGCCGTAGACGGTATCGGAACGATTGAACAAATTACAGAGCGCTTAACGTCAGTTATAGATAATTTGTAG
- the obgE gene encoding GTPase ObgE → MTEGNFVDYVKIYVSSGKGGKGSTHLHREKFIEKGGPDGGDGGRGGHVYLVGNKGLWTLFHLKFARHIKAGHGGDGGSDRSTGADGEDKVIEVPLGTVVKDKETGETLFEITEHGEKQILARGGKGGLGNWHFRSSTNQTPRYAQPGLLGVEMDVILELKVLADVGLVGFPNAGKSTLLSVLTSAKPKIADYPFTTLKPNLGIVAYRDFQSFVIADIPGIIEGAAEGKGLGHYFLRHIERNSTLLFLIPVDTADIKGEYDILVNELTKYNPEMLDKERLVVISKCDMLDDELKAELKAELDVSFKGVPYMFISSVAQQGLTDLKDRLWKMLNE, encoded by the coding sequence ATGACAGAAGGAAATTTTGTAGATTACGTTAAGATATATGTTTCTTCCGGAAAAGGAGGAAAAGGATCTACGCATTTACATAGAGAGAAATTTATTGAAAAAGGCGGTCCCGACGGAGGAGATGGAGGTCGCGGAGGACATGTGTATTTGGTTGGGAATAAAGGACTTTGGACATTATTTCATTTAAAATTTGCACGTCACATTAAAGCAGGTCACGGTGGAGATGGAGGTTCAGACAGAAGTACGGGAGCTGATGGAGAAGATAAAGTAATTGAAGTGCCATTAGGAACTGTTGTAAAAGACAAGGAAACTGGAGAAACACTTTTTGAAATTACAGAACACGGAGAGAAGCAAATCCTTGCAAGAGGAGGAAAGGGAGGTTTAGGAAACTGGCATTTTAGAAGTTCTACAAACCAAACACCTCGTTATGCACAGCCAGGTTTACTTGGGGTAGAAATGGATGTGATTCTGGAGCTTAAAGTTTTAGCTGATGTTGGTTTAGTTGGCTTCCCAAATGCAGGAAAATCTACTTTACTTTCGGTTTTAACTTCAGCAAAACCAAAAATTGCCGATTATCCGTTTACAACTTTAAAGCCAAATTTAGGAATCGTTGCTTACAGAGATTTCCAATCTTTTGTAATTGCTGATATTCCAGGAATTATTGAAGGCGCTGCAGAAGGAAAAGGTTTAGGGCATTATTTCTTGCGTCATATTGAGCGTAACTCAACTTTATTGTTCTTGATTCCCGTTGACACGGCAGATATTAAAGGAGAATATGATATCTTGGTTAACGAATTAACAAAGTATAATCCTGAAATGTTAGATAAAGAACGTCTTGTTGTGATTTCAAAATGCGATATGTTGGACGATGAACTAAAAGCAGAATTGAAAGCAGAATTAGATGTTTCTTTCAAAGGCGTTCCTTATATGTTTATTTCATCTGTTGCACAACAAGGTTTGACAGATTTGAAAGATAGGCTTTGGAAAATGCTTAATGAGTAA
- the hpt gene encoding hypoxanthine phosphoribosyltransferase encodes MIQLHDKQFVPFISAKEIDFALTKIVAQVEDDFGDDTPIFIGVLNGAFMVVSDFLKKYKKPCEVSFIKMASYEGTETTNAVKELIGINQDLSGRTVIIIEDIIDTGNTIEELKHLFKAQNVKHFKIATLFFKPEAYKKDIKIDYIGIRIPNKFIVGYGLDYDGLGRNLTEIYKLAE; translated from the coding sequence ATGATACAACTTCACGATAAACAATTTGTTCCGTTTATTTCGGCTAAAGAAATTGATTTTGCTTTAACTAAAATAGTTGCTCAGGTAGAAGATGATTTTGGAGATGATACGCCAATTTTTATTGGAGTTTTGAATGGTGCTTTTATGGTCGTGTCAGATTTTCTAAAAAAATATAAAAAGCCATGCGAGGTTTCGTTTATAAAAATGGCATCGTATGAAGGAACTGAAACAACAAATGCTGTTAAAGAATTAATCGGAATCAATCAGGATCTTTCAGGAAGAACCGTAATTATCATCGAAGATATTATTGATACCGGAAATACAATTGAAGAATTAAAGCACTTGTTTAAAGCGCAAAATGTAAAGCATTTTAAAATTGCAACATTATTCTTTAAGCCAGAAGCATACAAAAAAGACATAAAAATAGATTACATCGGAATTCGTATTCCGAATAAATTTATTGTAGGTTACGGTCTGGACTATGATGGTTTAGGAAGAAACTTAACCGAGATTTACAAATTAGCAGAATAA